One stretch of Lachnospiraceae bacterium oral taxon 096 DNA includes these proteins:
- the proB gene encoding glutamate 5-kinase: protein MEKRSELRKRKKIVIKVGSSTITHEKTGQINIEKIEKMARRIADLKGMGKDVILVSSGAIAAGRQALGNGEKPKTLSQKQAFSAVGQARLMMIYQKIFSEYNITTAQVLMTKSTMIEDDARYNAQNTFDELLALGAVPIVNENDTISTYEVQFGDNDRLSAIVAALVNADLLILLSDIDGLYSDDPRRNQNAKFITVVPEMNEEFMKMGKGTNSNVGTGGMQTKLIAAKIATAAGADMVIANGKNMDIISEVMKGRVVGTLFMAHKSKVFDLVKVIEEEI, encoded by the coding sequence GTGGAAAAGAGAAGCGAATTAAGAAAGAGAAAAAAGATTGTCATTAAAGTGGGATCATCGACCATCACTCACGAAAAGACAGGACAGATCAATATCGAAAAGATTGAAAAGATGGCAAGACGAATTGCCGACTTAAAGGGAATGGGAAAGGATGTCATCTTAGTTTCTTCAGGAGCTATTGCTGCAGGTCGACAAGCTCTTGGCAATGGAGAAAAACCAAAGACTTTGTCGCAAAAGCAGGCCTTTTCAGCTGTTGGTCAGGCAAGGCTGATGATGATCTACCAAAAGATTTTTTCAGAGTACAATATTACGACAGCACAGGTCTTGATGACCAAGTCGACTATGATTGAAGATGATGCTCGGTATAATGCCCAGAATACTTTTGATGAGTTATTGGCCTTGGGGGCGGTTCCGATTGTCAATGAAAATGATACAATTTCTACTTATGAGGTGCAATTTGGTGACAATGACCGACTTTCCGCCATTGTGGCTGCACTGGTCAATGCAGATTTATTGATTCTATTGTCAGATATTGACGGGCTCTATTCCGATGATCCAAGGAGAAATCAGAATGCAAAGTTTATTACTGTTGTGCCAGAGATGAATGAAGAGTTCATGAAAATGGGCAAGGGAACAAACTCCAATGTTGGCACAGGTGGAATGCAGACGAAGTTGATTGCCGCAAAGATTGCGACAGCTGCGGGAGCAGATATGGTGATTGCCAATGGAAAAAATATGGACATCATCAGTGAAGTGATGAAGGGAAGAGTGGTGGGAACCCTCTTTATGGCACATAAGAGCAAAGTTTTTGACTTAGTAAAAGTGATTGAAGAAGAGATTTAG
- the mutS gene encoding DNA mismatch repair protein MutS has product MMTQYLETKKENPDCLLFYRLGDFYEMFFEDAKIVSQELELTLTGKDCGLEERAPMCGVPYHAVEGYLTRLVSKGYKVAIAEQMEDPKLAKGLVKREVVRIVTPGTITSESALSIDKNNYLMGIVYLFDRFGIATVDISTGDFYVTEVNETRELLDEVHRFAPAEIICNPSFSMSGIGDFGVTISTLDHQYFNEVEDEKILKEHFQVKDMEELGLLEYPDGVVAAGAVMHYLYDTQKSSCAQIVNIKTYRTGQYMMIDASSRRNLELVETMRDKKKQGSLFGVLDKTKTAMGARLLRSYIEQPLIQRDLILRRQEAIEELLGSYIDREELREYLGPVYDLERLMGKISSESANTRDLLAFGSSIDMVEPIKMIVKNFHSPMLVQINEDLDSMPDLCDLIKRSLNDEDTPITLKEGNLLKDGYNEDVDQLRRAKTEGKDWLSELESREREKTQIKGLKIKFNKVFGYYFEVTNSYKNLVPEYFIRKQTLTNAERYTSEELKKLEGVILGAEDKLKNLEYSLFVGIRQQIAGQVERIQKTAKALAMLDVFLSLATVAEKNQYVRPNINEKGLIDIRDGRHPVVEEMMKDHEFISNDTLLDQNKNRMSIITGPNMAGKSTYMRQTAIIVLMAQMGSFIPASAGNIGICDRIFTRVGASDDLASGQSTFMVEMMEVANILQNATRQSLIILDEIGRGTSTFDGLSIAWAVVEHIANTRMIGAKTLFATHYHELSELEGTLSGVNNYCVSVKEQGEDIVFLRKIVRGGADKSYGIQVAKLAGVPESVLLRAKELVEELSGADIATKAREIAELGIPKKSRKPVSKPDDVESAQLSLMDAMNDGVIVTEIRDMDLNMMTPMDAMNTLLRLQNKIRNRI; this is encoded by the coding sequence ATGATGACACAATATTTAGAGACAAAGAAGGAAAATCCAGATTGTCTTTTATTTTATCGCTTGGGCGATTTTTATGAAATGTTTTTTGAAGATGCCAAGATTGTGTCGCAGGAATTAGAATTGACTTTGACAGGAAAAGATTGTGGTCTTGAGGAGAGGGCTCCAATGTGTGGCGTACCCTATCACGCAGTGGAAGGATATTTGACTAGATTGGTCAGCAAGGGCTATAAAGTGGCTATTGCTGAGCAAATGGAAGATCCAAAACTTGCCAAGGGATTAGTAAAGCGAGAGGTTGTTCGCATTGTCACGCCAGGAACCATCACAAGTGAGAGTGCCCTAAGTATTGACAAGAACAATTATCTGATGGGAATAGTCTATCTCTTTGACCGCTTTGGCATCGCCACCGTTGATATTAGTACAGGTGATTTTTATGTCACTGAGGTCAATGAGACGAGAGAGCTACTAGATGAAGTACATCGCTTTGCACCAGCAGAAATTATTTGTAATCCAAGTTTTTCAATGTCGGGCATTGGTGACTTTGGCGTTACCATTTCCACGCTTGACCATCAATACTTTAACGAGGTAGAGGACGAAAAGATCCTCAAGGAACATTTTCAAGTAAAGGACATGGAAGAACTTGGGCTTTTAGAATATCCTGATGGCGTGGTGGCCGCCGGGGCGGTGATGCACTATCTATATGATACGCAAAAGTCAAGTTGTGCCCAAATTGTAAATATAAAGACCTATCGCACAGGTCAATATATGATGATTGATGCGAGCTCAAGGAGAAATTTGGAGCTTGTAGAAACCATGCGAGATAAGAAAAAGCAGGGAAGCTTATTTGGTGTGCTCGATAAGACAAAGACGGCTATGGGTGCTAGGCTCTTAAGAAGTTATATTGAACAGCCACTGATTCAAAGAGATTTGATTTTGCGTCGTCAAGAAGCGATTGAGGAATTGCTCGGAAGCTATATTGACCGAGAAGAATTGAGAGAATATCTAGGACCAGTCTATGATTTGGAAAGATTGATGGGAAAGATTAGCAGTGAAAGTGCCAATACAAGAGATTTGTTGGCCTTTGGAAGTTCGATAGATATGGTTGAGCCAATCAAGATGATTGTAAAAAACTTTCATTCTCCGATGCTTGTCCAGATCAATGAAGATCTGGATTCAATGCCTGACCTTTGTGATTTGATTAAAAGATCGCTCAATGACGAGGACACACCCATCACTTTAAAGGAGGGCAATCTCTTAAAAGATGGCTATAATGAAGATGTCGATCAACTGCGAAGAGCAAAGACAGAGGGAAAGGATTGGCTTTCTGAGTTAGAGAGCAGGGAGAGAGAAAAGACACAGATTAAGGGGCTAAAGATTAAGTTTAATAAGGTCTTTGGCTATTACTTTGAAGTGACCAATAGCTATAAAAATTTGGTGCCAGAGTATTTTATTCGAAAGCAGACACTGACCAATGCCGAGCGCTATACCAGTGAGGAGTTAAAAAAATTAGAGGGCGTAATTTTGGGAGCAGAGGACAAGTTAAAGAATCTGGAATACAGTCTCTTTGTTGGGATTCGTCAACAGATTGCAGGACAAGTAGAGAGAATCCAAAAGACGGCCAAGGCCCTGGCCATGCTCGATGTCTTTTTGTCTTTGGCAACGGTGGCAGAAAAGAATCAATATGTTCGCCCAAATATCAATGAAAAGGGATTAATTGATATTCGAGATGGTCGCCATCCTGTGGTTGAGGAGATGATGAAAGACCACGAATTTATCAGCAATGATACTTTGCTTGACCAAAACAAAAATCGGATGAGCATTATTACTGGTCCAAATATGGCAGGAAAGTCAACTTATATGCGACAGACAGCAATTATTGTCTTGATGGCACAGATGGGTTCATTTATTCCTGCAAGTGCAGGAAATATTGGAATTTGTGACCGCATCTTTACCAGAGTGGGGGCATCGGATGATTTAGCCAGTGGTCAATCGACCTTTATGGTGGAAATGATGGAGGTCGCCAACATTTTACAAAATGCCACTCGACAAAGCTTAATTATTTTGGACGAAATTGGCAGGGGAACTTCAACTTTTGATGGTCTTTCTATTGCGTGGGCTGTTGTTGAGCACATTGCCAACACAAGAATGATTGGAGCAAAGACCTTATTTGCGACACATTATCACGAGTTGTCCGAGTTAGAGGGAACTCTTTCGGGAGTCAATAACTACTGTGTCTCCGTAAAGGAGCAGGGAGAAGACATTGTGTTTCTTAGAAAGATTGTGCGAGGTGGTGCGGATAAAAGCTATGGCATTCAGGTGGCCAAACTTGCGGGTGTGCCAGAGAGTGTCCTTCTTCGGGCAAAAGAACTAGTGGAGGAGCTTTCAGGGGCAGATATTGCCACAAAAGCTAGAGAAATTGCAGAACTTGGCATACCCAAAAAGAGCAGAAAGCCCGTTTCTAAGCCAGATGATGTGGAATCAGCCCAGCTTTCTTTGATGGATGCGATGAATGACGGTGTAATAGTTACAGAGATTCGAGATATGGATTTGAACATGATGACGCCAATGGATGCGATGAACACCCTTTTGCGTTTGCAAAATAAAATCCGAAATCGAATTTAG
- a CDS encoding DUF896 domain-containing protein — MKQEKIDRINELAIKQKSIGLTEEEKKEQADLRKEYLEAIRESMRANLNNISIVEKDGSVTDLGKKFGGEKDE, encoded by the coding sequence ATGAAACAGGAAAAAATTGATCGCATCAATGAATTAGCTATTAAGCAAAAGTCCATTGGATTGACAGAAGAAGAAAAAAAGGAGCAGGCTGACCTTCGAAAGGAATACCTTGAAGCCATCCGTGAAAGTATGCGTGCAAATTTAAATAATATCTCCATTGTAGAAAAGGATGGAAGTGTAACAGATCTTGGCAAAAAGTTTGGTGGAGAAAAGGATGAGTAG
- a CDS encoding FAD-dependent oxidoreductase — protein MIRISGLLLSVYHDQQAMMKKIASKLHIKPAQLGKIEIVRRSIDARKKQDILYNYTLDVEVEGENQVLARLKKEKNIEQTKRTVYELPKMGEEKLKYRPVVVGFGPAGIFAALSLARRGYRPIVIERGEEVEARSKTVEEFWKSGKLNEESNVSFGEGGAGTFSDGKLNTLVKDHIGRNTFVMRTLVEFGADKEIIYDHKPHIGTDRLKEVIAGIRKEIIRCGGEVHFRTKLCDIKEENGKICGIEVECGKERAYWNTQVLILAIGHSARDTFFMLKERNLSMEAKAFAIGVRMQHPQEMIDISQYGEKEAKFLHPAPYKLTAKTSSGRGVYSFCMCPGGYVVNASTQKNRLAINGMSYHDRDSASANSAIIVTVGVEDFGFDGPLAGMYYQQELEQRAFLAANGKIPVQLYGDFQSGKVSKEYGQVKPCFCGQEEFAPVHQILPETVYQSIVEVMPEFDRKIKGFAREDAIVAGIESRTSSPVRIHRNEELQTNILGIYPCGEGAGYAGGITSAAMDGLKVAEAIIRKYHHMGR, from the coding sequence ATGATTAGAATCAGTGGTCTTTTGTTGTCTGTGTATCACGATCAACAGGCAATGATGAAAAAAATTGCAAGTAAATTGCATATAAAACCAGCACAATTAGGAAAGATAGAAATTGTGCGTCGCTCCATTGATGCGAGAAAAAAGCAGGACATTCTCTATAATTACACTTTGGATGTCGAAGTGGAGGGCGAAAATCAAGTACTTGCTCGACTAAAAAAAGAAAAAAATATCGAGCAGACAAAAAGGACGGTTTATGAATTGCCCAAGATGGGAGAGGAAAAGTTAAAATATCGTCCTGTTGTTGTGGGATTTGGACCAGCGGGAATTTTTGCAGCACTTTCCTTAGCTAGAAGGGGTTATCGACCAATTGTCATCGAGCGAGGAGAAGAGGTTGAGGCTAGAAGTAAGACCGTGGAAGAATTTTGGAAGAGTGGAAAACTCAATGAGGAGTCCAATGTCAGCTTTGGCGAAGGTGGTGCAGGCACATTTAGTGATGGAAAATTAAATACCTTAGTCAAAGATCACATTGGAAGAAATACCTTTGTGATGCGAACCTTAGTTGAGTTTGGAGCAGATAAGGAGATTATCTATGACCACAAGCCACATATTGGTACAGACCGATTAAAAGAAGTGATTGCCGGCATAAGAAAGGAAATTATTCGCTGTGGTGGAGAAGTGCATTTTCGTACAAAGCTCTGTGACATTAAGGAAGAAAATGGAAAAATTTGTGGCATTGAGGTAGAGTGTGGAAAGGAAAGAGCTTATTGGAATACTCAGGTACTTATCTTGGCCATAGGGCACAGTGCAAGGGATACTTTTTTTATGCTCAAAGAAAGGAATTTGAGCATGGAGGCGAAGGCCTTTGCCATTGGTGTTCGAATGCAACATCCACAGGAGATGATTGATATTTCGCAATATGGAGAAAAGGAAGCGAAGTTTTTACATCCCGCTCCATATAAATTGACAGCAAAGACAAGTAGTGGCAGGGGTGTGTATTCTTTTTGTATGTGCCCAGGTGGATATGTGGTCAATGCCTCGACACAGAAAAATAGATTAGCGATTAATGGAATGAGTTATCACGACCGAGATTCAGCATCAGCAAACTCGGCCATTATCGTCACTGTGGGTGTGGAAGATTTTGGATTTGATGGACCACTTGCAGGAATGTACTATCAGCAGGAGTTAGAACAGAGGGCATTTTTGGCGGCCAATGGAAAAATTCCAGTACAACTTTATGGAGACTTCCAGAGCGGAAAAGTGAGCAAAGAATATGGGCAGGTCAAACCTTGCTTTTGTGGGCAGGAAGAATTTGCACCTGTACACCAAATTCTTCCAGAGACGGTGTATCAATCTATTGTAGAGGTTATGCCAGAATTTGACCGAAAAATTAAGGGATTTGCAAGAGAAGATGCCATTGTTGCTGGAATTGAGTCAAGGACATCGTCGCCCGTGCGTATTCATCGAAATGAGGAGTTGCAGACCAATATTTTGGGTATCTATCCGTGTGGGGAAGGTGCAGGTTATGCAGGTGGCATTACCAGTGCAGCAATGGACGGACTAAAAGTAGCGGAGGCGATTATTAGAAAATATCACCATATGGGGAGATAA
- the miaB gene encoding tRNA (N6-isopentenyl adenosine(37)-C2)-methylthiotransferase MiaB, with product MEKARQEEIDQMIDAIDLSMQEPEVEPYRQYYFIKKCRQMIAQLTDKLGRRPTANVVTFGCQMNSRDSEKLEGILADIGYTFADSEDADLVLFNTCTVRENANDKLYGRLGQLKRYKEKNPDMLIGICGCMMQEAEEVERIKKSYRYVDIVFGTHNIYKLAEILNERLEGNRQVVDVVDKADEIVEQLPNKRLYSFKSGVNIMFGCNNFCTYCIVPYVRGRERSREPEDIIREIQNLVADGVVEVMLLGQNVNSYGKNLENPISFAQLLEKVVAIDGLKRVRFMTSHPKDLSDDLIRVIKENQKICRHLHLPLQSGSTAILKKMNRGYTKESYLDLALKIRREIPEMSLTTDIIVGFPGESEEDFEDTLDVVRKVKYDSAFTFIYSKRSGTPAAKWENQVSDEVIKERFDRLLKEVQKDAANSTKKYEKETVDILVENLNDHMDGYVTGRMSNNMVVHIPGQKSLIGKIISVVLDEAKGFYYMGHMVESEV from the coding sequence ATGGAAAAGGCAAGACAAGAGGAAATAGATCAGATGATTGACGCAATTGATTTAAGTATGCAAGAGCCAGAGGTGGAACCCTATCGCCAATATTACTTTATCAAGAAATGTCGCCAGATGATTGCCCAGTTGACAGATAAACTTGGCAGAAGGCCAACCGCTAATGTGGTGACCTTTGGCTGTCAGATGAATTCAAGAGATTCTGAAAAATTGGAGGGCATATTGGCAGATATTGGTTATACCTTTGCAGACAGCGAAGATGCCGACCTTGTCCTCTTTAATACCTGTACAGTGCGCGAAAATGCCAATGATAAGCTCTATGGTCGATTGGGACAATTAAAGCGCTATAAGGAAAAAAATCCAGACATGCTCATTGGTATCTGTGGCTGTATGATGCAAGAGGCCGAAGAAGTGGAGCGAATTAAAAAGAGCTACCGCTATGTCGATATTGTCTTTGGAACCCACAATATCTACAAGCTTGCAGAGATTTTAAATGAACGCTTGGAGGGCAATCGCCAAGTGGTTGATGTGGTGGACAAGGCCGATGAAATTGTAGAACAATTGCCAAATAAGAGACTCTATTCCTTTAAATCGGGAGTGAATATTATGTTTGGTTGCAATAATTTCTGCACCTATTGTATTGTTCCCTATGTCAGGGGAAGGGAGCGTTCAAGAGAACCAGAAGACATTATTCGTGAGATTCAAAACTTAGTTGCCGATGGTGTGGTAGAGGTGATGCTTCTTGGACAAAATGTCAATTCCTACGGAAAAAACTTAGAAAATCCCATTTCCTTTGCCCAGCTTTTGGAGAAAGTTGTTGCGATTGACGGATTAAAGAGAGTGCGCTTTATGACCTCACATCCAAAAGATTTATCGGATGATTTAATTCGTGTGATCAAGGAAAATCAAAAGATTTGTCGACATTTGCATTTGCCACTTCAATCGGGGAGTACGGCCATTTTAAAGAAGATGAACCGAGGCTATACAAAGGAAAGTTATCTAGATTTAGCTCTAAAGATTCGAAGAGAAATTCCAGAGATGAGTTTGACTACAGACATTATTGTGGGATTTCCTGGGGAGAGTGAAGAGGATTTTGAGGATACCCTCGATGTGGTTAGAAAGGTAAAATATGATTCGGCATTTACCTTTATTTATTCAAAGCGATCGGGAACGCCAGCAGCAAAGTGGGAAAATCAAGTGAGTGATGAGGTAATCAAGGAAAGATTTGACCGCTTGCTAAAGGAAGTACAAAAAGATGCCGCCAATAGCACCAAAAAGTACGAAAAAGAGACGGTGGACATTTTAGTTGAAAATCTCAATGACCACATGGATGGATATGTGACTGGACGAATGAGCAACAACATGGTTGTCCATATTCCAGGACAAAAAAGTCTTATTGGAAAGATTATTTCTGTTGTGCTCGATGAGGCCAAGGGATTTTATTACATGGGACATATGGTCGAAAGTGAGGTATAA
- the mutL gene encoding DNA mismatch repair endonuclease MutL, with product MIAVLDKDTIDKIAAGEVVERPASIVKELLENAIDAGATSITVEIKDGGKSLIRVTDNGSGIAKDEVRIAFLRHATSKIQSADDLQNITSLGFRGEALSSIAAVSKMEMITKVRSEMVGHWYVIEGGIEQSFEEVGAVDGTSIIVRDLFFNTPARRKFLKSNQTEAAHIAELVEKIALSHQDVSIRLIANNQAKLQTSGNGNLKDSIYRLYGREVAMALLPVEYRAQGIEITGVIARPEVSRASRSMEMYFVNGRYIKAKTIASAIEEGYGNRLMQHQYPFTVLHYHIPPEVMDVNVHPTKMEVRFSEEVKIYEVTRDAIVSALMEKELIKRVEADRVQLKRVSDLPVSDVKQKGKISEAFETKPQHNQRKIQERIENYQVQSDPVSNPIFLDRPQEEKTNQVVDKVWNSTEEVPVVGEQLKFLDKKNLHLHKIVGQIFGTYWIVEFNQKMIVIDQHAAHEKVLYERLMKQYQNTVPSQMVVPPILLTLTAIEADALNQNQKVLSDLGFHIENFGGHEYRIDGVPSILPSVSKKEMLKELIAELADHNQLKTLESIIAKTASMACKAAVKGNHTLSLLEAKALIDELMSLENPYNCPHGRPTMFEMSKYEIEKKFKRIV from the coding sequence ATGATTGCAGTACTGGACAAGGATACCATTGATAAGATTGCTGCCGGTGAAGTAGTGGAACGACCAGCATCGATTGTAAAGGAACTGTTAGAAAATGCCATTGATGCGGGGGCCACTTCGATTACGGTGGAGATTAAGGATGGCGGAAAGAGTTTGATTCGTGTCACTGACAATGGAAGTGGCATTGCAAAGGACGAAGTGCGCATCGCCTTTTTGCGTCACGCCACGAGCAAAATTCAAAGTGCAGATGATTTACAAAACATTACCAGTTTGGGATTTCGTGGCGAGGCTTTATCGAGCATTGCGGCTGTGAGCAAAATGGAGATGATCACCAAAGTCAGATCGGAGATGGTCGGGCATTGGTATGTCATTGAAGGGGGAATTGAGCAAAGTTTTGAAGAGGTTGGGGCAGTAGATGGAACGAGTATCATTGTCAGAGATCTCTTTTTTAATACCCCTGCTAGAAGAAAATTTTTAAAGTCAAATCAAACGGAGGCGGCACATATTGCTGAGCTAGTGGAAAAGATTGCACTCTCTCATCAAGATGTGTCGATTCGCTTAATTGCCAATAATCAGGCAAAATTGCAGACATCAGGCAATGGAAATCTAAAGGACTCGATTTATCGTCTCTATGGGCGAGAAGTGGCTATGGCCCTTTTACCTGTGGAGTACCGTGCTCAGGGAATAGAAATCACAGGTGTTATTGCAAGGCCAGAGGTTTCAAGAGCCAGTCGAAGCATGGAAATGTATTTTGTGAATGGCAGGTATATTAAGGCAAAAACCATTGCCAGTGCCATTGAAGAAGGCTATGGAAATCGCCTGATGCAACATCAATATCCCTTTACCGTATTACATTATCATATTCCGCCGGAGGTGATGGATGTCAATGTCCATCCGACCAAGATGGAAGTTCGCTTTTCAGAGGAAGTAAAGATCTATGAAGTCACAAGAGATGCCATTGTGTCTGCATTGATGGAAAAGGAGCTGATCAAAAGGGTCGAGGCTGATCGTGTGCAGCTAAAGAGAGTCTCCGATCTTCCAGTGAGCGATGTGAAACAGAAAGGAAAAATATCAGAAGCCTTTGAGACGAAGCCTCAGCATAATCAACGAAAAATTCAAGAAAGAATTGAAAATTATCAAGTGCAAAGCGATCCAGTGTCAAACCCAATTTTTTTAGATAGACCACAAGAAGAAAAAACAAATCAGGTCGTAGATAAGGTGTGGAATAGCACGGAAGAGGTACCTGTTGTTGGCGAGCAGTTAAAATTTTTAGACAAGAAAAATTTGCATTTGCATAAAATTGTGGGACAAATCTTTGGCACCTATTGGATTGTCGAATTTAATCAAAAGATGATTGTGATTGACCAGCATGCGGCACATGAAAAGGTACTCTATGAGCGATTGATGAAGCAGTATCAAAACACAGTGCCATCACAGATGGTCGTTCCTCCGATCCTGTTGACCCTCACGGCTATTGAGGCCGATGCTCTCAATCAAAATCAAAAGGTATTGTCTGACCTGGGCTTTCACATCGAAAACTTTGGTGGCCATGAATATCGCATTGATGGGGTGCCTTCAATTTTGCCAAGTGTTTCAAAGAAGGAGATGCTAAAGGAATTGATCGCTGAACTTGCCGATCACAATCAGCTAAAGACACTAGAGAGTATCATTGCAAAGACGGCTTCAATGGCGTGCAAGGCAGCCGTAAAGGGGAATCACACCTTGTCACTTTTGGAGGCAAAAGCTTTGATTGATGAATTGATGAGCTTAGAGAATCCCTACAATTGTCCCCATGGAAGACCGACAATGTTTGAGATGAGTAAGTATGAAATAGAGAAGAAGTTTAAGAGGATTGTATGA
- a CDS encoding 5-formyltetrahydrofolate cyclo-ligase: MSRQEKQEIRERLANQRAKMDEKSVRELSSRIVDVLYRQIENYILELGTEKNIIFAYAAKGNEVDLSSLFELLWKRNEGSSQKVSIALPRVHGKHMDFYVIESMDDLEDGIFGVREPKLKCKKVEAVNAIVITPAIAYGMDGTRIGYGAGYYDRYFKQDRANFLIGAAYEFQTDVDFTGESYDICVDAVATENGIRYI; this comes from the coding sequence ATGAGTAGACAAGAAAAGCAAGAGATTCGAGAGCGTCTGGCCAATCAAAGGGCAAAGATGGATGAAAAAAGTGTAAGAGAACTGAGCAGTCGCATTGTCGATGTGTTGTATCGCCAGATTGAAAATTATATTTTGGAGCTCGGCACAGAAAAAAATATTATTTTTGCCTATGCAGCTAAGGGAAATGAAGTGGATTTATCTTCATTGTTTGAATTGCTTTGGAAGAGAAATGAAGGATCCAGTCAAAAGGTAAGTATTGCTCTCCCAAGAGTGCATGGAAAGCACATGGATTTTTATGTAATTGAGTCAATGGACGATCTAGAAGATGGAATTTTTGGTGTGAGAGAGCCAAAATTAAAGTGCAAAAAGGTTGAGGCGGTCAATGCCATTGTCATTACACCAGCCATTGCCTATGGCATGGATGGAACGAGAATTGGCTATGGTGCGGGCTACTATGACCGCTACTTTAAGCAAGATCGTGCTAATTTTTTGATTGGTGCAGCATATGAGTTTCAGACAGATGTCGACTTTACAGGAGAAAGTTATGATATCTGTGTGGATGCCGTGGCAACAGAAAATGGCATAAGATATATTTAG
- the miaA gene encoding tRNA (adenosine(37)-N6)-dimethylallyltransferase MiaA gives MRKLVIIAGPTAVGKTASSILLAKKIGGEIISADSMQVYRGMDVGTAKIRKEEMEGVPHFLIDAFDPDEEFNIVIFQQLAKQAMEGIYARGHIPMIVGGTGFYIQSILYDIDFSQGDGENEALREHLEKEYDLLGADAMQEKLRLLDPISADTIHKNNKKRVVRALEYALTQNEPISAHNEREKQKKSPYDYNFFVLNMDRKILYDRIEQRVDKMFDDGLVEEVRDLQHRGFHQNLVSMQGIGYKEVLEYLDGNCSLEEAIAQVKQSTRHFAKRQITWFKREKGAQWIDVTKFHSPQDLAEFMAGEVIK, from the coding sequence ATGAGAAAATTAGTGATTATTGCAGGACCGACGGCGGTGGGAAAAACGGCCTCTTCTATTTTACTGGCAAAGAAAATTGGGGGAGAGATTATCAGTGCGGATTCGATGCAGGTTTACCGAGGAATGGATGTGGGTACGGCAAAAATTCGCAAAGAGGAGATGGAGGGTGTTCCTCATTTTCTTATTGATGCCTTTGATCCCGACGAAGAATTTAACATTGTCATCTTTCAGCAGTTAGCTAAGCAAGCGATGGAGGGAATTTATGCCCGTGGCCATATTCCAATGATTGTGGGCGGAACAGGATTTTATATTCAATCCATTCTCTATGATATTGATTTTTCTCAAGGTGATGGGGAGAATGAAGCACTCAGAGAGCATTTAGAAAAGGAATATGACCTTCTTGGAGCGGATGCGATGCAGGAAAAACTTCGTCTACTTGATCCGATTTCTGCTGATACCATTCACAAAAATAATAAAAAGAGAGTGGTGCGTGCCTTAGAATATGCCCTGACACAGAATGAACCAATTTCTGCACATAATGAGCGGGAGAAGCAGAAGAAAAGTCCATATGACTACAATTTTTTTGTGCTGAATATGGACAGAAAGATTCTTTATGATAGAATAGAACAACGTGTGGATAAGATGTTTGACGATGGCCTTGTGGAGGAAGTGAGAGATTTACAACATCGAGGATTTCATCAAAATTTAGTGTCAATGCAGGGAATTGGGTACAAGGAAGTTTTAGAATATCTCGATGGAAATTGTAGCTTAGAAGAGGCTATTGCTCAAGTTAAACAATCGACCAGACATTTTGCAAAGCGTCAGATTACCTGGTTTAAGCGAGAAAAAGGAGCACAATGGATTGATGTGACCAAGTTTCATTCGCCACAGGATTTGGCAGAATTTATGGCAGGAGAGGTAATAAAGTGA